The following coding sequences are from one Seonamhaeicola sp. ML3 window:
- a CDS encoding thymidine kinase, translating to MFLENTVNHKEQFGWIEVICGSMFSGKTEELIRRLKRAQIARQKVEIFKPAIDVRYNEDMVVSHDENQIRSTPVPAAANIPILADNCDVVGIDEAQFFDDEIVRVCNDLANKGIRVIVAGLDMDFKGNPFGPMPNLMATAEYVTKVHAVCTRTGNLAQYSYRKAKNDNLVMLGEVDEYEPLSRAAFYKAMTRDKVRKMKVNDPEEVTAKPKDKDA from the coding sequence ATGTTTCTCGAAAATACTGTAAATCATAAAGAACAATTTGGTTGGATTGAAGTTATTTGCGGATCGATGTTTTCGGGCAAAACCGAAGAATTGATTCGCCGATTAAAGCGTGCCCAAATTGCTAGGCAGAAAGTTGAGATTTTTAAACCTGCTATAGATGTACGCTATAACGAGGACATGGTCGTTTCGCACGATGAGAATCAAATTCGTTCTACACCAGTTCCGGCTGCTGCTAATATTCCCATTTTAGCAGATAATTGCGATGTTGTTGGTATTGATGAAGCCCAATTTTTTGATGATGAAATTGTTCGGGTTTGTAACGATTTAGCCAACAAAGGGATTCGTGTTATCGTTGCTGGTTTGGATATGGATTTTAAAGGCAATCCGTTCGGACCTATGCCCAATCTTATGGCCACCGCCGAATATGTAACCAAGGTGCATGCGGTTTGTACACGAACGGGGAATTTAGCCCAATACAGTTATAGGAAGGCCAAGAATGATAATTTAGTTATGCTAGGAGAGGTTGATGAGTATGAGCCGTTAAGCAGAGCAGCATTTTATAAAGCTATGACGCGAGATAAGGTAAGAAAAATGAAAGTGAACGACCCTGAAGAAGTGACCGCTAAACCTAAAGATAAAGATGCCTAA
- a CDS encoding uracil-DNA glycosylase family protein, with amino-acid sequence MHQLLQDIKQCSICKDHLPLGPRPVVSAHPDSRIVIIGQAPGTKVHASGVPWDDASGKQLRKWLDVSDEDFYDATKFAIIPMGFCYPGKGKTGDLPPRPECAPQWHKPLFDELINVELVILVGMYAQKYYLGKEAKKTLTETVRNYNEYLPKYLPLPHPSPRNRFWLTKNPWFEVEVLPELRRRALNLM; translated from the coding sequence ATGCATCAACTCCTCCAAGACATAAAACAATGCAGCATTTGCAAAGACCATTTACCACTGGGGCCAAGACCTGTGGTATCGGCGCATCCAGATTCTAGAATTGTTATTATCGGACAAGCGCCGGGAACTAAAGTTCATGCTTCCGGGGTGCCTTGGGACGATGCCAGTGGCAAACAGTTAAGAAAGTGGTTAGACGTTTCTGATGAAGATTTTTATGATGCAACCAAATTCGCCATCATCCCCATGGGGTTTTGTTATCCCGGAAAAGGAAAAACAGGTGATTTGCCGCCTAGACCAGAATGCGCTCCACAATGGCATAAACCATTATTTGATGAATTAATAAATGTGGAGTTAGTGATTCTTGTTGGTATGTATGCCCAGAAGTATTATTTGGGAAAAGAGGCTAAGAAAACCCTAACCGAAACGGTTAGAAATTATAATGAATACTTACCAAAGTATTTACCATTACCACATCCTTCGCCAAGAAATCGATTTTGGCTCACTAAAAACCCTTGGTTTGAGGTTGAGGTGTTGCCGGAGTTGCGGAGGAGAGCCCTAAATTTAATGTAA
- a CDS encoding TonB-dependent receptor plug domain-containing protein, whose translation MTFSKLPKIYTLLLLVCALVSFSTFKTDVASVEKIYTQTDRPFYFPGETIWFKSYITDTDHSISTLSDIMNAELISPKGVILRKIRLYVENGYAYGDFDIQNNWVGGIYTLKMYTNWMRNYGEASFFSKKITVQKIVKPNVLLKLKFEKEGYGKGSTVIANFEAKDLKNQPLKNKTLTFEVAVKGKNIISETIVTNTLGKAFPKFILPKDLETSDVTLNVLVPHKGTTESISRAVPVVLDHIDLQFFPESGKIIAGTENKIAFKALNEFGKPVDISGDIYDNNDNVVSPFKSFHDGMGAFDLNVNSNASYYAKITSPFKSEKNIELPKVYSNGTRFSVKVDSLNTVIQLFSTEKEQLFLEIRNASKTLLKKPISNNKMFILNTKDYPIGISKFTILNAKNNILAERLVFLNPHKKLNIDITLNKEIYNTREKVKATITTTDFNNNPIPSNLSLSIADNKLLTVADDKQDHILSGLLLSSELKGKIHKPAFYFNPKEAKSFRALDYIMLTHGWRDYINTSELTYENAEYKPEQNDMHYGTVVTKKGKPVEATLLLFDNKGNKVLVFKTNKNGEFHFKSKQNTTSTLLAYTDDGQKLEIKKGYIKYRPKPNTLESENTPFKENPRLINKTPQQKPIKKKVNANVALDDDTDALDEVVVVGYGTSNKASVVGAISYIKTKDILSSQNDIAQVLQGQVPGVTVTQNSTVPGSASNIRIRGNATISGNSTPLYVVDGVPQEEINISNIHPSQIRNITVLKDASATAVYGCRGANGVIVITTTADGGLSNWGKKKLKKANFNNYAIANYYTYGPRNTNYKRSFYMPQYESNVLPEERTDFRQTIYWNPIIETDEKGKAEFEFYNSDAITSFKITAEGIGYNGLIGRKEKTFATNKTLNVDFKTPNYMVLNDTVVLPVSITNESKKEVTSVINLKLPKELKLAASYNSEFTIGPDSTITKHIRVIPIEKTKDASIQIEFVTQENVDIIKRKTTVLSPYFPTEVSASGYNSASYTFNINHLVKNSLKAEFNIYTNAIASAMDGVEETMRRPYGCFEQTSSATYPNIMILKYLKASGKSNKKIERKALRYIKDGYQKLISFETKEGGFEWFGRTPPHETLTAFGILEFTEMQDVFDGVDQKMIDRTVKWLLRQKDGNGGFNKSKKGYDTFASSPIDVANAYIVYALSEAQVKADISLEYNTAYKDALESKDTYKMALLALASFNLNKPEKAKIIISKIVENIKAFDYVELPVKNTITRSWGSSKNIETVAFSMLALMKDNQNKKHDELIALGIQHMVGNRKYGRFGSTQSTAMALKALIEYTKMQNKKLVNENDALELTINGTIIREKLHLDEDGKITIPNLNQYIKEGTHTLKVNFTNPEITFPYELKVSYDSYLPDSANQCPVDLETTILDTNYNVGDNVSMTINVTNKKDENLGMVTAIVGVPSGTTPQPWQLKEILEQNKAAFYEIYGNYLVFYWRAFSANETKTIRLDLKADIAGYYTAPASSAYLYYGDEFKTWVKGNTLKIGD comes from the coding sequence ATGACGTTTTCTAAACTTCCTAAAATATATACACTTCTCCTTTTAGTCTGTGCTTTGGTATCGTTCAGCACATTCAAAACTGATGTAGCATCCGTGGAAAAAATCTACACTCAAACCGATAGACCTTTTTATTTCCCTGGAGAAACCATTTGGTTTAAATCTTACATAACAGATACAGACCATAGTATCTCTACATTAAGCGATATTATGAATGCCGAATTAATTTCACCAAAGGGCGTCATTTTAAGAAAAATAAGACTATATGTTGAAAACGGTTATGCTTACGGCGATTTTGACATTCAAAACAACTGGGTTGGCGGGATTTATACCTTAAAAATGTATACCAATTGGATGCGCAATTACGGGGAAGCCTCATTTTTTTCGAAAAAAATAACGGTTCAAAAAATAGTAAAGCCCAATGTGCTTCTAAAGCTAAAATTTGAAAAAGAAGGCTATGGTAAGGGCAGCACCGTTATAGCTAATTTCGAAGCCAAAGATTTAAAAAACCAGCCTCTTAAGAATAAAACCTTAACATTTGAAGTTGCTGTAAAAGGTAAAAACATCATATCTGAAACCATTGTTACGAATACACTCGGCAAAGCTTTTCCAAAATTTATATTGCCCAAAGATTTAGAAACCTCTGATGTTACCTTAAACGTTTTGGTACCCCACAAAGGCACTACCGAATCGATTTCGAGAGCAGTACCTGTAGTATTAGATCATATAGACTTACAATTCTTCCCAGAAAGTGGAAAAATCATTGCAGGAACCGAAAACAAAATCGCTTTTAAAGCCTTAAACGAATTTGGTAAACCAGTTGATATTTCCGGAGATATTTATGATAACAACGACAATGTAGTTAGTCCTTTTAAAAGTTTTCATGATGGGATGGGTGCTTTTGATTTAAACGTAAATTCCAATGCTTCCTATTACGCCAAAATCACTTCACCTTTTAAATCGGAAAAAAACATTGAACTTCCAAAAGTCTATAGTAATGGCACACGCTTTTCGGTAAAAGTCGATAGTCTCAATACGGTAATACAACTATTCTCAACCGAAAAGGAACAACTCTTTTTAGAAATACGCAATGCTTCTAAAACCTTGTTAAAAAAGCCGATTTCAAATAATAAAATGTTCATTTTAAATACAAAGGACTATCCCATCGGCATTTCTAAATTCACCATTTTAAATGCTAAAAACAATATCCTTGCTGAACGATTAGTCTTTTTAAACCCACACAAAAAACTAAATATAGATATCACTTTAAATAAAGAAATCTATAACACCCGAGAAAAAGTAAAAGCAACCATAACCACTACCGATTTCAACAATAATCCCATACCATCGAACCTTTCATTAAGTATCGCAGACAACAAATTGCTAACGGTTGCCGATGACAAACAAGACCATATTTTATCTGGTTTATTACTATCCTCTGAACTTAAAGGTAAAATTCACAAGCCAGCATTCTATTTCAACCCTAAAGAAGCAAAATCTTTTCGAGCCTTAGACTATATTATGTTAACCCACGGATGGCGTGATTACATAAATACTTCAGAACTCACTTATGAAAATGCAGAGTATAAACCTGAGCAAAACGATATGCATTATGGAACCGTAGTCACCAAAAAGGGGAAACCTGTTGAAGCTACCCTTCTGCTATTTGACAATAAAGGCAATAAGGTATTAGTCTTTAAGACCAATAAAAATGGTGAATTCCATTTTAAATCTAAACAGAATACTACATCTACGTTACTGGCTTATACCGATGACGGACAAAAACTAGAAATTAAAAAAGGGTATATTAAATATAGACCGAAGCCTAATACTCTAGAAAGTGAAAACACCCCTTTTAAAGAAAATCCTCGTTTAATTAATAAAACACCACAACAAAAACCCATAAAAAAGAAGGTTAATGCCAATGTTGCTCTAGATGATGATACAGATGCTTTAGACGAAGTTGTGGTTGTTGGCTATGGCACTTCAAATAAAGCCAGCGTAGTTGGTGCAATAAGCTATATTAAGACCAAAGATATCCTTTCTTCCCAAAACGATATTGCACAAGTTTTACAAGGACAAGTGCCAGGAGTTACCGTAACACAAAACTCGACGGTTCCAGGAAGTGCATCAAATATTAGAATACGTGGAAACGCCACCATCTCCGGAAATAGTACACCGCTATATGTGGTAGATGGTGTACCGCAAGAGGAAATAAATATCTCTAACATTCATCCTTCTCAAATACGTAATATTACGGTGTTAAAAGACGCTTCGGCTACCGCCGTTTATGGTTGTAGAGGTGCTAACGGTGTAATTGTTATTACAACTACAGCTGATGGAGGACTAAGTAATTGGGGCAAAAAAAAGCTAAAAAAAGCGAACTTCAACAATTATGCTATTGCGAATTACTATACTTATGGACCTAGAAATACCAACTACAAAAGGTCGTTTTACATGCCACAATATGAAAGTAACGTTTTACCCGAAGAACGTACCGACTTTAGACAAACCATATATTGGAATCCCATAATTGAAACTGACGAGAAAGGAAAAGCAGAATTCGAATTTTATAACTCCGATGCCATAACCTCGTTTAAGATTACTGCCGAAGGCATTGGTTACAATGGTCTTATTGGAAGAAAAGAAAAAACTTTTGCTACCAACAAAACACTAAATGTAGATTTTAAAACCCCTAACTATATGGTATTAAATGATACCGTAGTGCTTCCCGTTTCAATTACAAACGAATCTAAAAAGGAGGTGACCTCTGTTATAAATTTAAAACTCCCCAAAGAACTAAAACTTGCGGCATCTTACAATTCAGAATTTACGATTGGGCCCGACAGTACCATAACAAAACATATTCGGGTAATACCAATAGAAAAAACCAAAGACGCTAGTATTCAAATAGAATTTGTTACTCAAGAAAATGTAGATATCATTAAACGAAAAACAACTGTTTTAAGCCCTTATTTTCCAACGGAAGTTTCAGCATCTGGATATAATTCGGCATCATATACATTCAACATCAACCACCTAGTAAAAAACAGTTTAAAAGCAGAATTTAATATATACACCAATGCCATTGCCAGCGCTATGGATGGTGTTGAAGAAACCATGCGTAGACCTTATGGTTGTTTTGAACAAACATCGTCTGCGACTTACCCAAACATCATGATTCTTAAATACCTAAAAGCCTCTGGAAAGAGTAACAAAAAAATAGAGCGAAAGGCATTAAGGTATATTAAAGATGGTTACCAAAAACTTATAAGTTTTGAAACCAAAGAAGGCGGATTTGAATGGTTTGGTAGAACACCTCCCCATGAAACTTTAACAGCATTTGGTATACTGGAATTTACCGAAATGCAGGATGTGTTTGATGGGGTAGACCAAAAAATGATTGATCGCACCGTAAAGTGGTTACTTAGACAAAAAGATGGTAACGGCGGATTTAACAAAAGTAAAAAAGGGTACGATACCTTTGCCAGTTCTCCAATTGATGTTGCCAACGCTTACATTGTTTATGCGCTAAGCGAAGCTCAAGTTAAGGCCGACATTAGTTTAGAATACAACACAGCTTATAAAGATGCCTTAGAAAGCAAGGACACCTATAAAATGGCACTTTTGGCATTAGCTAGTTTTAACCTAAACAAACCAGAAAAAGCCAAAATTATAATCTCCAAAATAGTCGAGAATATTAAAGCATTCGATTATGTAGAACTTCCTGTTAAAAACACCATTACACGTTCTTGGGGAAGCTCTAAAAACATTGAAACTGTCGCTTTTTCAATGCTTGCCCTTATGAAAGACAACCAAAATAAAAAGCATGATGAACTTATCGCTTTGGGTATTCAACATATGGTAGGTAATCGCAAATACGGCAGATTTGGCTCAACGCAATCAACCGCTATGGCTTTAAAAGCCTTGATTGAATACACCAAAATGCAAAATAAGAAACTCGTAAATGAAAACGATGCTTTAGAATTGACCATTAATGGAACCATTATAAGAGAAAAACTACACTTAGATGAGGATGGCAAAATAACCATACCCAATCTTAATCAATATATTAAAGAAGGTACACACACTTTAAAAGTGAACTTTACAAATCCCGAAATAACCTTTCCTTACGAGCTAAAGGTAAGCTACGATAGTTACTTACCAGACTCTGCTAACCAATGCCCTGTAGATTTAGAAACAACCATTCTTGATACTAATTATAACGTTGGCGATAATGTGAGCATGACCATAAATGTAACAAACAAAAAAGATGAAAATTTGGGTATGGTCACCGCCATTGTTGGAGTGCCTTCAGGAACCACCCCTCAACCTTGGCAATTAAAAGAGATTTTAGAACAAAACAAGGCTGCCTTTTATGAGATTTATGGCAACTATCTCGTGTTTTATTGGCGTGCATTTAGTGCCAATGAAACCAAAACTATACGATTAGACCTTAAAGCAGATATAGCCGGGTATTACACAGCGCCAGCAAGCTCGGCTTATTTATATTACGGTGATGAATTTAAAACTTGGGTTAAAGGAAATACCCTAAAAATTGGGGATTAA
- the rsmI gene encoding 16S rRNA (cytidine(1402)-2'-O)-methyltransferase, whose amino-acid sequence MSKLYIVPTPIGNLKDITFRAVEVLKKADLILAEDTRTSGKLLKHFEIATPMQSHHMHNEHKMVDSVVQKLKSGITIALVSDAGTPAISDPGFLLSRACIENDIAVECLPGATAFVPALVNSGLPNDKFVFEGFLPVKKGRQTRLLLLAEETRTMIFYESPHKLVKTLGHFCEYFGEDRLLSVSRELTKLYEETVRGTAKEVLEHYTKKPPKGEIVIVVSGKK is encoded by the coding sequence ATGAGTAAACTCTACATAGTCCCAACTCCTATTGGCAATTTAAAAGACATCACTTTTAGAGCCGTTGAAGTTTTAAAAAAAGCAGACTTAATCCTTGCTGAAGACACACGTACTTCGGGTAAACTTCTTAAGCATTTTGAAATTGCGACACCTATGCAATCGCACCACATGCATAATGAGCATAAAATGGTTGATAGCGTTGTGCAAAAGTTAAAATCTGGAATAACAATTGCTCTGGTGAGCGATGCGGGAACGCCTGCGATTTCAGACCCAGGATTTTTACTGTCTAGAGCTTGTATTGAAAACGATATTGCTGTTGAGTGTTTACCTGGAGCCACGGCTTTTGTACCGGCATTGGTAAACTCTGGTCTGCCTAATGACAAGTTTGTATTCGAAGGCTTTTTACCTGTTAAGAAAGGCAGACAAACCCGACTTTTACTGCTGGCTGAAGAAACCCGAACCATGATTTTTTATGAGAGTCCGCATAAATTGGTAAAGACCCTAGGGCATTTCTGCGAATATTTTGGCGAGGATAGACTACTATCAGTATCACGAGAGCTCACCAAATTATACGAAGAAACGGTTCGAGGAACGGCTAAAGAAGTGTTAGAGCATTACACAAAGAAACCGCCTAAAGGAGAGATTGTTATTGTAGTTAGTGGAAAAAAATAA
- a CDS encoding HopJ type III effector protein, producing MNIQEFKNKLKANPTGIEFSETMEAIESNYNFTPTAFKNGSLENAEGQNSGSCKLFAFAKAEALTQEETLACFGQFYFDDVLKDPNGEGHQNIRNFMKTGFEGLSFETEPLKKK from the coding sequence ATGAACATACAAGAATTTAAAAATAAACTCAAAGCAAATCCAACAGGAATAGAATTTTCAGAAACTATGGAAGCTATAGAGTCGAATTATAATTTCACTCCTACTGCATTTAAAAATGGTAGTTTAGAAAATGCCGAGGGTCAAAACTCTGGTTCCTGCAAATTATTTGCTTTTGCAAAAGCTGAAGCTCTTACACAAGAAGAAACTTTGGCTTGTTTTGGTCAATTCTATTTTGATGATGTTTTAAAAGACCCTAATGGTGAAGGCCATCAAAACATCAGGAATTTTATGAAAACAGGATTTGAAGGTTTGTCTTTTGAAACCGAGCCTTTAAAGAAAAAGTAA
- a CDS encoding carboxymuconolactone decarboxylase family protein, with protein sequence MPLVTPLSSDHDLETKALAEFFNETLGFCPNSVLTMQRRPAISKAFINLNKAVMANEGRVTSALKRMIAWVSSNATGCRYCQAHAIRAAERYGAEQEQLDNIWEYRTHPAFSEAERAALDFSLAASQIPNAVDDNIKKRLYEHWDEGEIVEMLGVISLFGYLNRWNDSMGTSIENGAVESGEQYLGKHGWNKGKHL encoded by the coding sequence ATGCCTTTAGTTACTCCTTTATCTTCAGACCACGACTTAGAAACCAAAGCATTAGCAGAATTCTTTAATGAAACCTTGGGGTTTTGCCCCAATTCTGTGCTCACTATGCAACGCAGACCTGCCATTAGCAAAGCTTTTATTAACTTAAATAAAGCCGTAATGGCCAACGAAGGCCGAGTGACCTCAGCGCTAAAACGTATGATTGCCTGGGTAAGCAGTAATGCAACAGGCTGTAGATATTGCCAAGCGCATGCCATAAGGGCTGCCGAACGTTACGGTGCAGAACAAGAACAACTTGACAATATTTGGGAATACAGAACACATCCGGCTTTTAGTGAAGCCGAACGAGCTGCTTTAGATTTTAGTTTAGCCGCCTCGCAGATTCCGAATGCCGTTGATGATAACATAAAAAAACGTCTCTACGAGCATTGGGACGAAGGCGAAATAGTAGAAATGCTAGGAGTTATTTCTTTGTTTGGCTACTTAAACCGTTGGAACGACTCCATGGGAACCAGTATTGAAAATGGCGCTGTAGAAAGTGGTGAGCAATACTTAGGAAAACATGGTTGGAATAAAGGAAAGCACCTATAA
- a CDS encoding carboxypeptidase-like regulatory domain-containing protein gives MKLQLTKTFCNLFFICFVSIVCAQEGVVSGVLTGNDGVPIPGVSILVKGTTHGVTSNFDGEYKITCKIGDILVFSFIGMLPKEVEVTSNMFGESSTTIVTKQKPVEQIKNDAFQKAVSQFKKASVMFPSLEHTSRTYNKTGYFQYNRIKDIEIEDDQVKLTYFKPNFYFEVRYNTIKGIQYVKNSNLPQTQNIFSQGLFQNGELRFSGPETNNIFSYGPRLNTLEFDGSNYAYDINGRLVPINNGNGTPASTYDNSIFEPSIKSVDNVSFNVSSDYSLFGFEFTSKNQKDLYNRETNKTNNLLIQFKNYIRRQKKLAWDAFVKYDTQTNNQPNINGFQNNLLLNSLATPVSFDNKQGITLPDNSQRSFGSNTFNNPEWLLNFNQNAEKNTLYIASLKNELKINDDLSVNTKINYSDNTNEQRFGLFKNTVGFENGYSSNRTVDRKNINTALHLKYNTHFYNATLKASSEADFLYEDLNYSLSQGIGFSDFNLINPNDFTQKQRSLHRGILRLSQKVAYVHDHTLFLTLSNNSYFSSIQNNKGFLPTVQFKVDLDNLLEMYTFHPLSLSASYSSDVNDAALLYGNQSHNSLLIRPEESQSYLAINDLFIDESLRLEEKKSYDFNLKVGFDNFNLRLTHFISETKNAVFPVLENNQFQLQNIAHSKNKGFEIAFDGFIRFSYEANYSPSLTFSTYRPEITALTNNASRVPVAGFSSVSKNLIVGAPAGVIVGSAYARDINNNIIIDDNGFPLVDNIPRIIGNPIPKFNLGFSNHLEWKQFTLDFVLDFQKGGDIWNGTQNVLNYLGTSQQSAKERDINNFVFNGVTTQGNVNTTPVDFYNPDNNITENRFVRYGFEGVAEDAIEDGSYLNLKTIDLTFSAVKRKKKSFFRTFDIGIYANNLITWTKFRGVTPYNSLFNYSASQGLNFFNTPLTSEVGLKMNLKI, from the coding sequence ATGAAACTTCAACTAACCAAAACCTTCTGTAATCTTTTTTTCATATGCTTTGTTTCTATTGTATGCGCTCAAGAAGGTGTTGTTTCGGGAGTGTTAACAGGTAATGACGGCGTACCAATTCCGGGAGTAAGTATTTTGGTAAAAGGAACTACACATGGTGTAACCTCTAATTTTGATGGCGAATACAAAATAACATGTAAAATTGGAGATATTCTAGTCTTTTCATTTATAGGTATGCTTCCAAAAGAGGTAGAAGTTACCTCTAATATGTTTGGAGAGTCTTCAACCACCATAGTAACGAAACAAAAACCCGTTGAGCAGATAAAAAATGACGCTTTCCAAAAGGCGGTTTCGCAATTTAAAAAAGCATCGGTTATGTTCCCTAGCTTAGAGCATACCTCGAGAACTTATAACAAAACAGGCTATTTTCAATATAACCGTATTAAGGATATTGAAATCGAAGACGACCAAGTAAAACTCACCTATTTTAAACCTAATTTTTATTTCGAAGTTAGATACAATACCATAAAAGGTATTCAATATGTAAAAAATAGCAACCTGCCCCAAACTCAAAACATCTTTAGTCAAGGCCTTTTCCAAAATGGTGAGCTTCGTTTTAGCGGACCCGAAACTAATAATATATTTTCCTATGGTCCTAGATTAAATACATTGGAATTCGATGGTTCTAATTACGCTTACGATATAAACGGAAGACTTGTACCAATCAATAATGGCAACGGCACCCCCGCAAGTACTTATGATAATTCTATTTTCGAGCCAAGTATAAAATCTGTTGACAATGTCTCCTTTAATGTATCTTCGGATTATTCCCTTTTCGGATTTGAATTTACTTCCAAAAACCAAAAAGACCTCTATAACAGAGAGACTAATAAAACAAACAACTTATTAATACAATTTAAAAATTACATCAGGCGTCAAAAAAAATTAGCTTGGGATGCATTTGTTAAATACGATACCCAGACCAATAATCAACCTAATATTAACGGGTTTCAAAACAACCTACTGCTTAATAGTTTGGCAACCCCTGTTAGTTTTGACAATAAACAGGGCATCACATTACCAGATAATTCGCAAAGAAGTTTTGGTAGTAATACATTCAATAATCCCGAATGGTTATTAAACTTTAACCAAAACGCAGAAAAAAACACCCTCTATATTGCCAGCTTAAAAAATGAATTAAAGATTAATGACGACCTCTCTGTAAATACTAAAATTAATTACAGTGATAACACCAACGAACAACGTTTTGGACTCTTTAAAAATACTGTAGGGTTTGAAAACGGTTACTCGAGCAATAGAACTGTAGATAGAAAAAATATAAACACAGCACTTCATTTAAAATATAACACACACTTTTACAACGCAACACTTAAAGCCTCTAGTGAAGCCGATTTTCTATACGAAGACCTTAATTATAGCTTATCACAGGGCATAGGCTTCAGTGATTTTAATTTAATAAATCCTAATGATTTCACACAAAAACAAAGATCGCTTCATAGGGGCATACTGCGTCTTTCACAAAAGGTAGCTTATGTTCACGACCATACTTTATTTCTTACGCTTAGTAACAACTCTTATTTCTCTTCCATTCAAAATAACAAAGGGTTTTTACCAACCGTTCAATTCAAAGTAGATTTAGATAACCTGTTAGAAATGTATACGTTTCACCCGCTATCGCTCTCTGCTAGCTACTCATCAGATGTTAATGATGCTGCACTTCTTTATGGAAACCAAAGCCACAATAGCCTTTTAATTCGCCCCGAAGAAAGCCAAAGCTACTTGGCTATTAATGATTTATTCATAGATGAATCTTTAAGGCTAGAAGAAAAAAAGAGTTATGATTTTAATTTGAAAGTAGGTTTCGATAACTTCAACTTGAGACTAACGCATTTTATTTCTGAAACCAAGAATGCTGTATTTCCTGTGCTGGAAAACAATCAGTTTCAATTACAAAATATTGCACATTCAAAAAATAAAGGTTTTGAAATAGCGTTTGATGGTTTTATTAGGTTTTCTTACGAAGCTAACTATAGTCCCAGCTTAACCTTTTCAACTTATAGACCTGAAATCACTGCCTTAACAAACAATGCTTCTCGAGTACCTGTTGCGGGATTTTCATCGGTATCTAAGAATTTAATCGTGGGCGCTCCAGCTGGTGTCATTGTAGGATCTGCCTACGCCAGAGACATCAACAACAATATTATAATAGACGATAACGGGTTTCCATTGGTTGATAACATTCCCAGGATTATTGGCAACCCAATCCCAAAGTTTAATCTAGGGTTTAGCAATCATTTGGAATGGAAACAGTTCACTCTAGATTTTGTTTTAGATTTCCAAAAAGGCGGAGATATATGGAATGGGACTCAAAATGTATTGAATTATTTAGGAACCTCACAACAATCGGCAAAGGAAAGAGACATTAATAACTTTGTTTTTAACGGAGTTACGACCCAAGGCAACGTTAACACAACTCCTGTAGATTTTTATAATCCAGACAATAATATTACCGAAAACAGGTTTGTTCGCTACGGATTTGAAGGTGTAGCCGAAGATGCCATCGAGGATGGTAGCTATTTAAACCTTAAAACTATAGATTTAACTTTTTCTGCAGTAAAGCGTAAAAAGAAGTCATTTTTTAGAACATTCGATATAGGCATTTACGCAAACAACCTAATCACATGGACCAAATTTAGAGGTGTAACGCCTTATAATTCGTTATTTAATTACAGTGCTTCCCAAGGTTTAAATTTCTTCAATACACCTTTAACCAGCGAAGTTGGCCTAAAAATGAACCTAAAAATTTAA